Proteins encoded together in one Planctomycetaceae bacterium window:
- a CDS encoding class I SAM-dependent methyltransferase → MEKTIKNDLKLHLGCGEIYIDGYTNIDFPNSEHTVQHVKADKYADITKLDFPKNSVEEIRLHHVFEHFSRPVALALICKWRDWLKPGGLLRIETPDVMKGFTKMVLPWISRDAKQQIMRHIFGSHEADWAIHKDGWYRVKFKNTLTALGFKKLIFKKSRWQSLNNIEVRAYKGDMEMSFLNYKEIVQTLLKKSCITIRRKRLSGSELQMLDVWLEIFEKTYKNL, encoded by the coding sequence ATGGAAAAAACGATAAAAAATGATTTAAAACTCCATCTTGGTTGCGGCGAAATTTATATTGATGGATATACTAATATTGATTTTCCAAACAGTGAACATACGGTTCAACATGTCAAAGCTGATAAATATGCTGATATAACTAAACTGGATTTCCCCAAAAATTCTGTTGAAGAAATACGATTGCATCATGTTTTTGAACATTTCTCAAGACCTGTCGCGCTCGCTTTAATTTGTAAGTGGCGAGATTGGCTAAAACCGGGTGGTTTGCTTAGAATTGAAACTCCTGATGTTATGAAGGGATTTACAAAAATGGTACTGCCATGGATTTCCCGCGATGCGAAGCAGCAAATAATGCGTCATATTTTTGGCTCTCATGAAGCCGATTGGGCGATTCATAAGGATGGATGGTACAGGGTAAAATTTAAAAATACTTTAACAGCATTGGGATTTAAAAAACTGATATTTAAAAAATCAAGGTGGCAGTCGCTAAATAATATTGAAGTGCGAGCTTATAAAGGTGATATGGAAATGTCATTTTTAAATTACAAGGAAATCGTACAGACTCTTCTGAAAAAAAGTTGTATTACAATTCGTAGAAAACGCTTATCCGGCAGTGAACTTCAAATGCTTGATGTATGGCTGGAGATATTCGAAAAAACATACAAAAATTTATAA